In the Pirellulales bacterium genome, one interval contains:
- a CDS encoding DUF5906 domain-containing protein: MNEFSVGLPRFLQASCNSQNEDLVKRVWKSWPVEIQVNIRTDIGEPVDDDNNPAKRRHNGRDFYNFRYPRDAGVKPDWAERYLTYPLEEYASEIGSTGFGADGSQWVGFDFDTILGHAEGVGISDAEIQEIDIAVERIGYAELRRSTGGRGRHIYVHLSDFKNVVNHTEHAALARAILAKLSHDLGMDLTASVDACGGNMWFWSRRATDENRGFELLKKATTKLSPIDVPNWCDYLPVVTRKRSKIYVEGLNEDFAASQPKVRRDRQHDAIFAEYVKHATLIYLPDHGCYHLHTAELAKVHETLRLRGFFETVSEGSDPGKPNAYAYLRPNGAMLVVRLGNAKETSIWGETKSGQACILFNQSLDLQNICRAVDGVWTGKGFTCPTLESANRAAGYFRISLPPVAERAVSFSIQNGGLLVTCDRIGKEQVNGWAGEGRKLKRHFAIDLPCDDESNDKYRHLTTPTNEDAGWAMERDDGTWGFESKSTLEDALIHDGCKKDGARRVLGAAAKHPWTLVNEPFQPEFLAGRRWNRHGRKLIVPGTKGNHRHFDLIFKQCGRMLDPAVSTDPWCRQYGVTSGSRYLLLWAASLIKRPKQPLPWLFLWSPENNTGKSSLHRALGMLFDGGATDVREALVEKFNGQLAGAVLCYVEEVSLPRSAYGKIKSWIDSPTISIREMRTTSYTLTNTAHFIQTANGRDACPVEQHDDRIVVIPVTPIEEKLIPWTDEMAPSLLSEAPNFLATLFDTPLPRSAGRLFLPVLTTPDKIEMMQGDKKTERETIVQALIEKITQLIKRNNRWHGFVGDLLKAIGKGEWSNSPATLSSYLDDAVGALAAHGIEVEISATQVHGQRPITIQLATAV, encoded by the coding sequence ATGAACGAGTTTTCAGTGGGGCTTCCCCGATTCCTTCAAGCATCCTGTAATTCACAAAATGAAGATTTAGTGAAGCGCGTTTGGAAGAGTTGGCCAGTTGAAATACAGGTCAACATTCGGACAGACATTGGTGAACCAGTTGATGATGATAACAATCCAGCAAAAAGACGACATAACGGACGAGATTTTTACAATTTCCGCTACCCGCGCGACGCGGGAGTCAAGCCAGATTGGGCAGAGCGTTACCTGACGTATCCATTGGAAGAATACGCTAGCGAAATCGGATCGACGGGATTCGGAGCGGATGGCAGCCAGTGGGTCGGTTTCGATTTCGATACGATCTTAGGTCATGCGGAAGGGGTCGGAATTTCGGATGCCGAAATTCAAGAAATTGATATTGCCGTAGAAAGAATTGGTTACGCCGAGCTACGCCGTTCCACGGGGGGAAGAGGCAGACACATTTATGTTCATCTTTCCGACTTCAAGAATGTTGTAAACCATACGGAGCACGCCGCTCTTGCACGAGCAATTTTGGCGAAATTGTCGCACGACCTTGGGATGGACCTGACAGCATCCGTCGATGCGTGCGGCGGCAATATGTGGTTTTGGTCCAGGCGTGCGACTGACGAAAACCGTGGTTTTGAACTTCTCAAAAAAGCAACCACTAAGCTGTCGCCAATAGACGTGCCAAATTGGTGCGACTATTTACCTGTGGTAACGAGAAAGCGAAGCAAAATCTATGTTGAAGGATTGAATGAGGATTTTGCGGCTTCTCAACCGAAGGTTCGTCGCGATAGACAGCATGACGCTATATTCGCGGAGTACGTTAAACACGCCACATTGATCTATCTGCCGGACCACGGCTGCTACCATTTGCACACGGCAGAACTTGCCAAAGTTCACGAAACTTTGAGGCTTCGGGGATTTTTTGAGACGGTAAGCGAAGGAAGCGATCCTGGCAAACCGAACGCTTACGCATACCTGCGACCCAATGGTGCGATGTTGGTTGTGCGGTTGGGGAATGCAAAGGAAACGAGCATTTGGGGTGAGACAAAATCCGGTCAAGCATGCATTCTGTTCAATCAATCTCTCGATTTGCAAAATATCTGCCGTGCCGTTGACGGAGTATGGACTGGAAAGGGTTTTACCTGCCCGACGCTTGAATCCGCGAATCGTGCTGCTGGATACTTCCGCATCAGCTTACCGCCGGTTGCGGAACGCGCGGTAAGTTTCTCAATTCAAAATGGTGGCCTCTTAGTTACATGCGATCGGATCGGCAAAGAGCAAGTGAACGGCTGGGCCGGCGAAGGACGAAAGCTCAAACGCCACTTCGCAATCGACCTGCCCTGCGATGATGAATCCAACGATAAGTATCGACATCTTACCACGCCAACAAACGAAGATGCTGGCTGGGCGATGGAGCGCGATGATGGAACTTGGGGGTTTGAGAGCAAATCGACGCTTGAAGACGCACTAATCCACGATGGATGCAAGAAAGACGGTGCAAGGAGAGTTCTGGGAGCCGCCGCGAAGCATCCGTGGACTCTTGTTAATGAACCTTTTCAGCCTGAATTTCTGGCGGGGAGACGCTGGAATCGACATGGCCGAAAATTGATAGTGCCGGGTACCAAAGGAAACCATCGGCATTTCGATCTTATCTTCAAGCAATGCGGTCGAATGCTGGACCCGGCAGTAAGCACCGATCCGTGGTGCAGACAGTATGGTGTCACGTCAGGTTCACGATACCTGTTGCTCTGGGCAGCTAGTCTCATTAAGCGGCCGAAACAACCGTTGCCGTGGTTGTTCTTATGGTCGCCGGAAAATAACACGGGCAAGTCGAGTTTGCATCGCGCCTTGGGAATGCTTTTTGACGGAGGCGCAACCGACGTTCGCGAAGCGCTGGTCGAAAAGTTCAACGGACAGTTGGCCGGCGCAGTGCTGTGTTATGTGGAAGAGGTATCATTGCCCCGCTCCGCATACGGGAAGATCAAATCCTGGATCGACAGTCCGACGATTTCGATTCGCGAGATGCGCACGACGTCGTACACGCTGACAAACACGGCGCACTTTATTCAAACAGCCAATGGTCGTGATGCTTGTCCCGTTGAACAGCACGACGACCGCATCGTGGTAATCCCCGTGACTCCGATCGAAGAAAAGTTGATTCCGTGGACCGACGAAATGGCTCCGTCGCTCCTAAGCGAAGCGCCGAATTTTCTGGCGACGTTGTTTGACACACCGTTACCCCGTTCAGCCGGCAGATTATTTTTACCCGTGCTAACTACTCCCGACAAAATTGAAATGATGCAGGGCGACAAAAAAACAGAACGCGAAACGATTGTTCAAGCTTTGATTGAAAAGATTACGCAACTTATCAAACGGAACAACCGATGGCACGGTTTCGTCGGCGACCTGCTCAAAGCCATTGGAAAAGGCGAATGGAGCAATAGTCCGGCTACGCTTTCCAGTTACCTTGACGACGCAGTTGGCGCACTTGCCGCCCACGGAATCGAGGTTGAAATCTCTGCCACTCAGGTACATGGCCAACGGCCAATCACAATTCAATTGGCCACGGCCGTTTAG